A region from the Canis lupus dingo isolate Sandy chromosome X, ASM325472v2, whole genome shotgun sequence genome encodes:
- the LOC112668424 gene encoding melanoma-associated antigen 10-like — protein sequence MDSTVLGCPLLFPLKNLCRGSRNWVIGPWPQCKTCILRSKSRGGPGNARSQGTTKISAASGSPGLLQSPQRACSSPTAMEVTPSIRSDQGSRSQEEEEPNTLQALPETVLLLEDAIDDKVADLVAFLLLKYRTKELTTQAEMLKTVSQDYQELFPVIFSQAFECMQLVFGVDVREVDSSDHAYVLVTALGLTCNEMPSSEQSVPKTGLLINILGVIFMDGNCAPEEDVWEVLGVMGVYDSQEHFIYGEPRELLTKIWVQEGYLEYWQVAGSDPACYEFLWGSRAHAETSKMKILEFLAKVNDTIPSAFPVWYEEALRDEEVRSQARVAARDVVGGPGPGSVLGPYPAASLAPREV from the exons ATGGACTCCACAGTGCTTGGCTGCCCCTTGCTGTTCCCCCTGAAAAACCTTTGCAG GGGATCCAGGAATTGGGTAATAGGGCCTTGGCCTCAGTGTAAGACATGCATTCTCAGGTCAAAGAGCCGAGGAGGACCGGGCAATGCCAGGAGTCAAG GCACTACAAAGATTTCTGCTGCTTCTGGATCACCAGGTCTTCTCCAGAGtcctcagagagcctgctcctcccccactgccaTGGAAGTCACTCCATCAATCAGATCAGATCAGGGTTCCAGAAGCCAAGAAGAGGAGGAGCCAAACACTTTGCAGGCCCTGCCAGAAACTGTGCTCTTACTTGAAGATGCCATAGATGATAAGGTAGCTGACCTGGTGGCATTCCTGCTTCTCAAGTATAGAACAAAGGAGCTGACCACACAGGCAGAAATGCTGAAAACTGTCAGCCAAGATTACCAGGAGCTCTTCCCTGTGATCTTCAGCCAAGCCTTTGAGTGCATGCAATTGGTCTTTGGTGTTGATGTGAGGGAAGTGGATTCCAGTGATCATGCCTATGTCTTAGTTActgccctgggcctcacctgcaatGAGATGCCAAGCAGTGAGCAGAGTGTGCCCAAGACTGGCCTCTTGATAAATATCCTTGGTGTGATCTTTATGGATGGCAACTGTGCCCCTGAGGAGGATGTCTGGGAAGTGCTGGGAGTCATGGGGGTGTACGATAGTCAGGAGCACTTCATCtatggggagcccagggagctcCTCACCAAAATCTGGGTGCAGGAAGGCTACCTGGAGTACTGGCAGGTGGCGGGCAGCGACCCTGCCTGCTACGAGTTCCTGTGGGGTTCCAGGGCCCATGCTGAAACCAGCAAGATGAAAATCTTAGAGTTTTTGGCCAAGGTCAATGATACCATCCCTAGTGCCTTTCCTGTCTGGTATGAGGAAGCCTTGAGAGATGAGGAAGTGCGATCCCAAGCCAGGGTTGCAGCCAGGGATGTAGTGGGAGGGCCAGGACCAGGGTCCGTTTTAGGGCCATATCCAGCAGCTTCTCTTGCTCCAAGGGAAGTCTGA
- the LOC112668419 gene encoding melanoma-associated antigen 4-like, which produces MSVGKSSEPWRLGEDPEEAQGVVDALQTRAEEEEEEPGEVLSPRTPPSLFSSSPYFSLSGGCSGAQEEESANEGSLSPLQCSQGANTSQGGREASAQFAGPNSPEEVGSSGSEGEEDADSSPCGGASHGLGQPQPAVPSSPAEVGSNPPEQQEDEQPQGSFHLKTAALVIFLLLKYRTKQPTSKAEMLEIITPEFQDNFPVILRQASICLRLVFGLDVIEVDPSEHYYNLSIILGLTWNGTLSSQGGLPKTSLLVLVLGLIVLADDCAPEEEVWEAMGIMGVYDGQDHILFGAPRDLLTNVWVQEGYLECRQVAGSNPARKEFLWGPRALQETSKLQVMDYVLQLGNNNLTYSLALCEQILR; this is translated from the coding sequence ATGTCCGTAGGAAAGAGCAGTGAGCCTTGGAGGCTGGGAGAAGACCCAGAAGAGGCCCAGGGCGTGGTGGATGCCCTACAGAccagggctgaggaggaggaggaggagccggggGAGGTTTTATCTCCCCGaactcctccctctctgttttcctcttcccctTACTTCTCCTTGTCTGGCGGGTGTTCTGGCGCCCAGGAGGAGGAGTCTGCTAATGAGGGGTCCCTAAGTCCTCTCCAGTGCTCTCAGGGTGCTAACACCTCCCAGGGGGGCAGGGAAGCCAGTGCCCAGTTTGCTGGCCCCAACAGCCCAGAGGAGGTGGGCTCAAGTGGCAGTGAAGGGGAGGAAGATGCTGACTCGTCCCCCTGTGGCGGGGCATCCCATGGCCTTGGCCAGCCCCAGCCTGCTGTCCCCAGCAGCCCAGCGGAGGTGGGGTCAAACCCACCTGAACAGCAGGAAGATGAGCAGCCCCAGGGCAGTTTCCACCTGAAGACGGCTGCCCTGGTGATATTCCTGCTCCTCAAGTATCGCACCAAGCAGCCCACCAGCAAGGCAGAGATGCTGGAGATCATCACCCCAGAATTCCAGGACAACTTCCCCGTCATCTTGCGCCAAGCGTCCATCTGCTTGCGGCTGGTCTTTGGCCTAGACGTGATAGAAGTGGATCCCAGCGAGCACTACTACAACCTCAGCATcatcctgggcctcacctggaatgGGACACTGAGTAGTCAGGGGGGCCTGCCCAAGACCAGCCTCCTGGTGCTGGTCCTGGGGTTGATCGTCCTGGCGGATGACTGTGCACCCGAGGAGGAGGTGTGGGAGGCGATGGGGATCATGGGGGTATACGATGGCCAGGATCACATCCTCTTTGGGGCACCCAGGGACCTCCTCACCAATGTCTGGGTGCAGGAAGGCTACCTGGAGTGCCGGCAGGTGGCTGGCAGCAATCCTGCCCGTAAGGAGTTCCTGTGGGGGCCCAGAGCCCTCCAGGAAACCAGCAAGTTGCAGGTCATGGACTACGTGCTCCAGCTTGGTAACAACAACCTTACTTACTCCCTGGCCCTGTGTGAACAGATTCTGAGATAA